TGCCGCCGTTGCGCACGCAGGTGCCGAAGGCCGCGCCGGCCTTGGACGCCGCGCTGATGCCGGCCACCCAGTCGACGCCCGCGTCGGGCGTGGCGTCGCCCTCGTACACGTAAACCGCGCCGGCGTTGAGGCCGCCATGGGTGTTGTTCCCGGGGGCGCCCACGGCCACGCAGTCGTCGGCGCCGAGGAAGTCGCCGGCGTCGCTCACCGACCAGCCGAAATAGTCGTCGGCGATCTCGCCGGTCAGCACCGTGGCGTCGGCCAGGTCGGTGCTGATGCCGCCGCTGCGACCGTAGATGATGTAGGCCGCGCCGGCGTCGATGCCCGTCAGGTCGCTGTAGGGAGCGCCGACGATGAAGTCGTCGCGGTTGTCGCCGTCGAAGTCGCCGGCCTTGCTGATGCTGAAGCCGAAGTTGTCGCCGCCGGTGGCGCCGTCGATGATCGCGTCGGGCGAGGTCCCCGGTCCGGACTCGCCGTAGAAAACGAACACCCGGCCCGAACCGGCGCCGCCGGCGTTCGAGCGGGGGGCGCCGATGGCGAAGTCGGGGCGGCCGCCGCCGTTGACATCGCCGATCGCGGCCACGGCGAAGCCGAACTCGGCGGGCGAGTTGCCGTTCCAGATGCGGTCCGGCGCGCGCAGCACGTGGGGCCCGCCGAACCAGAAGAAGGCCTGGCCGGCGTTCAGACCGGTGGTGTCGCTGTTGGCCACACCGATCAGGAACTCGTCGTAGCCGTCGCCGTTGATGTCGGGCACGGCGGTGGCCGACTGGCCGAAATTGTCGCCGGTGACGCCGAAGGGATCGAACCAGTAGCTCTGGCCGTAGGCGGGAACTACGCCCCCGGTCAGGACGCCCAACAGGATGACGAGGAAGAACCCGGCACGGCAGTTGCAACAGGTAGGTCCAGACAACGTTTTACCTCCGATATCTTTCGGAATGCCCACCAGGGGATAACGAACTATCAAAAAATAGTTCCCCGATCGGGCAATCCGCAATGGTTCGCGGCGTGGGCCTGCTCAATGATACCACGCCGGGAGGGTCGAGTGACACCGGCATCTGCGGAGATCGCATCAGAAAGCTCTTGCCTCTCGACGGCTATGTGTCGCATTTTGGCGCGGATAGGAGATCCCATCCCCCGTCGCCGCACAGAAAGGGCGATCCCCTGAACACTCCCGATCCCATGGAGGCGACGCCGCAGGCGGCGCAGAGCAAGATCCGGCCCCCCCGCGGCGGTACCCGGTGGCTGGTGCCCGCGACGGCGGTGACGGGACTGGTGCTGGTCGCGGTCGGCGTGGCGCTGCTGACGCCCCGCGGCGAGTCGCCCCTGGCCGAGGATGGCCGCGGCGGGCCGGCCGAGGCGCCCATCACCCGCAGTCTCGCCGGGTCCGGCGACCTCCCGCTGACCCGGGACGGCAGCAGCGTCCGCCGCACGGACGAATACCTGCCGACCAACGAACTCGGACCCGTCTTCCGTCCGGAGATCGGCCCGGTCGAGATGACCATCGGCCGCAACCAGACCTTCTACGAGGCTCTCGCCGCCCGCGGCGTCGCCCACGACGACATCATGACCATCGTCGAGGTGAGTCGCGAATTCCGCGACCTGCGCAAGGTCCGCGCCGGGGAGACCTTCCGCATCGAGACCACGGCCGACGGCGGCCTCGAATCGCTCGGCTACGACCTCGACCTCGAGAGCCACGTGACGTGGACGCGCGACGGCGACACCTACGCGCGGGTCGACGGGACCTATCCGGTCGAGCGCATCCTCAAGGGCGTCAGCGGGCGCATCGACGAGAGTCTCTACGCCAGCCTGCAGGCCATCGACGCACCGCTCTCCCTGGCCCCCAAGATGAGCGACATCATGGGCTGGGACATCGACTTCAAGCGCGACCTGCGTCAGGGCGACACCTTCCGGGTCGTGTACGAGGAGTTGTGGAAGGACGGCGCGCTGGTGCGGACGGGCGAGATCAAGGCCCTCGAGATCGTGAACAAGGGCAAGCCCCACACGGCCTTCCTCTTCACCGAGGGCGACCACCCCCACTACTACGACGCCGACGGCCGCAACATGCAGAAGCAGCTGCTGCGCGCCCCGCTGAACTACTCGCGCATCAGCGACGGCTTCACCAACCGGCGTTTCCATCCGGTGCTCAAGAAGTGGATGCCGCACCTCGGCGTCGACTACGCCGCGCCCCTCGGCACGCCCGTGCGCGCCGGCGGCGACGGGGTCGTGGTCGAGGCGACCAGCAAGAAGGGCAATGGCCGCTACATCCGCGTGCGGCACACCAACAGCGAGTACGAGACCTTCTACCTGCACCTGTCGGGCTTCGCCA
The sequence above is drawn from the bacterium genome and encodes:
- a CDS encoding peptidoglycan DD-metalloendopeptidase family protein, with amino-acid sequence MEATPQAAQSKIRPPRGGTRWLVPATAVTGLVLVAVGVALLTPRGESPLAEDGRGGPAEAPITRSLAGSGDLPLTRDGSSVRRTDEYLPTNELGPVFRPEIGPVEMTIGRNQTFYEALAARGVAHDDIMTIVEVSREFRDLRKVRAGETFRIETTADGGLESLGYDLDLESHVTWTRDGDTYARVDGTYPVERILKGVSGRIDESLYASLQAIDAPLSLAPKMSDIMGWDIDFKRDLRQGDTFRVVYEELWKDGALVRTGEIKALEIVNKGKPHTAFLFTEGDHPHYYDADGRNMQKQLLRAPLNYSRISDGFTNRRFHPVLKKWMPHLGVDYAAPLGTPVRAGGDGVVVEATSKKGNGRYIRVRHTNSEYETFYLHLSGFAKGVRQGTRVNQGQIIGYVGATGYATGPHLDYRVKRNGKFVNPRTLKLPAAAPVPAELAERFAALSVQYREALDGIPVGESVALGPVHVWSPPAWDRDAYAQSLGSVRARPDM